The Anaerotignum propionicum DSM 1682 sequence TACTCCTGCCAAGGCGGCAAGCGGAATTTGAGACATGATAGGAGCCAGAAGAAACATGGAAATCAAAAGCCCTACGGCATGAAAGATACCCACTAAGCGGGTTTGTGCTCCTGATTTTACTGCGACACTGGTACGGGCAATAGCCGCTGTGGCAGGGATGCCGCCGAAAAATGGCAAAAGTATATTACCAACACCTTGGGCAATCAGCTCTTGATTGCTATTTAGGCGAACCCCTGTCATTCTGCCTGCACTGGCACCGCATAAAAGGCTTTCAATCATGCCTAAAATTGCAATACTAAAGGCTGGGGTTACTAATTCGCCTAAGGTTTTTATGTTTAAAGCCGACAAGGTCAGACGACTTTCAGGGATGAGTGTTTTTGGGATTTCTCCAACTACGGCAACATCCAGCTGTAGGAACAAAGAGGCTGCTGTAGCAAGAATAATGCTCAAAAGGGAGGCAGGAATAACTGCACTCCATTTTTTTGGAAAGAAAACCATAAACAACACAACAAAAGCGCCCAAAAGCACTGCGGTTAAATTTGGAGAAAAGCCTAAGTGGGCGTAACTGAATAGTTTTGAAATTGCTGAGGTTCCCTGTGAATGGGTACCAAAAAAATTATCAATTTGTCCTAGGGCAATGATAACAGCAATACCCGAGGTGAAGCCTGTAATCACAGGGGCGGGGATAAATGCCGTTAGCTTACCCAAGCGTAAGATGCCAGAAAGAAGCAATAAAATACCCGCAATGAGCGTTGCAATATAAACCCCATTTAGGCCATAAGTGGCCACCAAAGACATAAGGATTGCAGCCATGGCACCCGTAGGCCCTGAAATTTGATAATATCCCCCAGATAAGCCGCTCATAACCAAGCCTGCAATAATAGCAGTGATTAAGCCTGCCGCCGCGTCAGCACCACTGCTGACACCGAAGGCCAGAGCCAACGGCAAGGC is a genomic window containing:
- a CDS encoding SulP family inorganic anion transporter, which codes for MLGSFGDSLKQEFKGYNASKLTQDLMAGLTVAAVALPLALAFGVSSGADAAAGLITAIIAGLVMSGLSGGYYQISGPTGAMAAILMSLVATYGLNGVYIATLIAGILLLLSGILRLGKLTAFIPAPVITGFTSGIAVIIALGQIDNFFGTHSQGTSAISKLFSYAHLGFSPNLTAVLLGAFVVLFMVFFPKKWSAVIPASLLSIILATAASLFLQLDVAVVGEIPKTLIPESRLTLSALNIKTLGELVTPAFSIAILGMIESLLCGASAGRMTGVRLNSNQELIAQGVGNILLPFFGGIPATAAIARTSVAVKSGAQTRLVGIFHAVGLLISMFLLAPIMSQIPLAALAGVLMVTAWRMNEWESIHYIFSHKFKGAMLEFVATMAATIVFDLTIAILVGVVIGLVFLVTRLSFIEINYEDVDMSRMNVTDPVLCERYSNAKVVYITGPMIFANTQAISDIAEKVKGADTVLFSMRGVSNIDISCAQVLRELIEGLRSQGVDVALCGLPTHTMKMMQRTDLKEIIGEENFYWSVERVLLTNRAKGKFAA